The sequence ATTTTACAGACGCCCTTCTTCAAGACCCAAATATAGAGCAAAGTATTAAAGATGAAATCTTATCAGAATTGTATAAAAATCCAAAGCTAATGTTCAATGCTGTTCGAGAATGCAATTCAAATATCATAAATATATTTCTTGAAAATAAAGGTATAGATCTAAACATCAAAAATGACCGAGATTTGACGCTACTTGACTTTACCATTAAATCTATTAATCAAAACTGTTGCAATTTCACATGGCTAGCAGACACAGCTACTAAATTTGCTCTAGATCCAAGGTCAGAATTTAATGAAGAGCAAAAAATAAAACTAATTAACGCTAACAACAAAATTGTACGTGAGTTTATTATGAAACCAATAATTGGTTTAGCTCTAGTAATGACGTTATGCACGCTGTTTTCTTGCCTAGGGATAAAATATTTTTCACAATTATGTAACAGCGCAGAAATAATACCACGTGTGATAGGTGGATTTGGAATGTTCTTTACACCTTTTACGGCAATGTGTGCTTTGATTATACTTGTTATGCTTTGTTATCTTATACCAGAATTCATTCACTCGACACGCATAACCAATCAAGCAAATGCAGATTTAGAAAAATCATGCCAAGACAAACAAAATAAACTTGAACAAAATGTTCAAGATGGAGAAGTAGAGCAAGATAAACCATCTAATACTATAGAAGCATTGCAAGAATTAAAACAGCCAATTGAAAATTCCATTTAAAAAGCTATCCATATTCTGGTGAAAAGGAAATTTATTTCATAATTTTTGGCATATAGTTTTCATCATGTTTTGCAAACACTGTGTCTGCAAAAAAAGTATCACTACTAATCATTTTACCTTGCACAACAATACCACTTTTCTCTGAAAACATCGGTGGAAGTATCCCATGATATTTCACTACAATACTTTTGTTAAAATCTGTTATTTGAAAAGCTACTTCGCTTTCGTCCCGTATCACACTATCTTCAACGACCATACCACCAACACGGATTGGCTTTTGATTATTTTGCAAAACTACAGCTTCACTGACTGTATAGAAGAATGAAATATTCTCTTTGAGTGTTGTTAAAATAAAAAAGACTACACAACTTAAAAAGCAGAGAACCCCTGAAGTTATAAGTAATCGCTTATGTTTTTTTTTCATTACTCTTTTCAATCTCTCTTAAGATTTTTTTACTTTTCATATAGCAAGAGAAAGTGAAAAACAATTCTCCTATAATCAATGTAAAGCTAATAAGATAAGCAAAAAACACATACGTATTCATAATGTATCATCGATAAATAACTCTCCTGCATCAAAATAAATTAAGCTTCCATCTTTTTGCTGCAATACTAATCTACCACTTTTATCTATATCAGTAAAAGCTCCTTCATACAATTTGTCAGATAATTTTATACTGATTTGCTTATTTAGCTTAAATGCTCTTTGTAACCACATTGCTCTTATAGCAAG is a genomic window of Wolbachia endosymbiont of Folsomia candida containing:
- the ccmE gene encoding cytochrome c maturation protein CcmE translates to MKKKHKRLLITSGVLCFLSCVVFFILTTLKENISFFYTVSEAVVLQNNQKPIRVGGMVVEDSVIRDESEVAFQITDFNKSIVVKYHGILPPMFSEKSGIVVQGKMISSDTFFADTVFAKHDENYMPKIMK
- a CDS encoding ankyrin repeat domain-containing protein, producing the protein MHAQVDKDLPLPEEVHADVERLINFFSKCLKCTFQHKVNSTDFIDDEFIDWKEKINPFSAAILLHNEHTRIEFINYYLDIRNSGRNTISFAERNPTYNTLCELGRSINLENTINYKIQGNLKSKIWNDAVKPYVGYTPLHLAVYNDLSEVVDILLSAEGINQDIKNDEGLTPLELAIMLENVKIAKKLLAHQKVNTNRNALIDLAIKSANININFTDALLQDPNIEQSIKDEILSELYKNPKLMFNAVRECNSNIINIFLENKGIDLNIKNDRDLTLLDFTIKSINQNCCNFTWLADTATKFALDPRSEFNEEQKIKLINANNKIVREFIMKPIIGLALVMTLCTLFSCLGIKYFSQLCNSAEIIPRVIGGFGMFFTPFTAMCALIILVMLCYLIPEFIHSTRITNQANADLEKSCQDKQNKLEQNVQDGEVEQDKPSNTIEALQELKQPIENSI